Proteins from a single region of Vicia villosa cultivar HV-30 ecotype Madison, WI unplaced genomic scaffold, Vvil1.0 ctg.001530F_1_1, whole genome shotgun sequence:
- the LOC131635652 gene encoding uncharacterized protein LOC131635652 gives MERKILDVILVPTGLIIMIAYHLWLLYQIVKHPTKTVIGVNSINRRLWVQAMMEDVSKNGVLAVQSLRNNIMASTLLASTAIMLSSLIAVLMSSKNEERGVVAVVFGDRTELVLSIKFFSILVCFLLAFLLNVQSIRYYSHASILINVPFKKLSSNLRQQKLKAEYVANTVNRGSYFWSLGLRAFYFSFPLFMWIFGPIPMVFSCFALVSMLYFLDAAFECGWATVGVDDDDCDEGEVHKPHYIDIESEELSKS, from the exons ATGGAAAGGAAAATCCTTGATGTCATACTAGTCCCTACAGGTCTCATTATAATGATCGCATACCATTTATGGCTTCTCTACCAAATCGTCAAACACCCCACAAAAACTGTCATTGGTGTCAATTCAATCAATCGCCGCCTATGGGTTCAAGCCATGATGGAG GATGTATCAAAGAATGGAGTTTTGGCAGTGCAATCATTGAGAAACAACATAATGGCATCAACACTTTTGGCTTCAACAGCAATTATGCTGAGTTCTCTTATTGCTGTGTTGATGAGtagtaaaaatgaagaaagaggtGTTGTAGCTGTGGTGTTTGGTGATAGGACTGAGCTAGTTTTGTCGATAAAATTTTTCTCAATATTGGTTTGTTTCTTGCTAGCTTTCTTGTTGAATGTTCAATCGATAAGATACTATAGTCATGCAAGCATACTCATCAATGTTCCATTCAAGAAACTGTCATCAAATCTTAGGCAACAGAAGCTAAAAGCTGAGTATGTTGCTAACACTGTTAACCGTGGAAGCTATTTCTGGTCACTTGGTTTAAGGGCTTTTTACTTCTCCTTTCCTCTTTTCATGTGGATCTTTGGACCTATTCCTATGGTGTTTTCTTGCTTTGCACTTGTTTCCATGCTCTATTTTTTGGATGCTGCTTTTGAATGTGGTTGGGCTACTGTTggagttgatgatgatgattgtgatGAAGGTGAAGTTCACAAGCCACACTACATTGACATTGAATCGGAAGAACTGAGTAAAAGCTAA
- the LOC131635648 gene encoding probable ribonuclease P/MRP protein subunit POP5 → MVFKNRYMVMEVFMNPNRDQASGDSIIITQFNVSNAIKDSILVNFGECGLAASLGSFQVKYVNPITNVCIIRASREEHEKVWASITLVRSIGNFPVVFNLLDLSGNLQASKTAALKCEKAKFEQYKLMVGDRLSADDTHRMNNHLAKIELLEH, encoded by the exons ATGGTGTTCAAAAACAGGTACATGGTGATGGAAGTTTTTATGAACCCTAATAGAGACCAAGCATCGGGTGATTCTATTATAATTACTCAGTTTAATGTCTCTAATGCTATAAAAGATAGtattttggtgaattttggggagTGTGGTTTGGCTGCATCACTCGGATCATTTCAAG TTAAGTATGTGAATCCAATCACTAATGTGTGCATAATTAGAGCTTCCAGAGAGGAGCATGAAAAAGTATGGGCTTCTATTACATTGGTCAGAAGTATTGGAAATTTTCCAGTGGTGTTTAATTTGCTTGATTTGTCTG GAAATTTACAGGCTTCTAAAACTGCTGCGTTAAAGTGCGAAAAAGCAAAATTTGAGCAGTACAAACTTATGGTTGGGGATCGATTATCAGCTGACGATACTCATCGTATGAATAATCATCTCGCAAAGATTGAACTTTTGGAGCACTGA